A window of the Branchiostoma lanceolatum isolate klBraLanc5 chromosome 13, klBraLanc5.hap2, whole genome shotgun sequence genome harbors these coding sequences:
- the LOC136447734 gene encoding peroxidase mlt-7-like, whose amino-acid sequence MHNNAWREKCRLHRPPRFDDLASQIPDVTTQEKLKSLYSDLDDIDLFVGGLAEEAVPGGIVGPTFACLIGMQFQDIRKGDRFWFENPGQFEEEQLEEIKKHSLARILCDNTDGTTHLQPDVFKLTTQPGNERVACSSLYQMDLTKWKE is encoded by the exons ATGCATAACAACGCCTGGAGGGAGAAGTGTAGGCTCCACAGGCCACCGAGGTTTGACGACCTTGCATCACAGATCCCCGATGTAACCACCCAAGAAAAGCTGAAGAGCCTATACAG CGACTTGGAcgacatcgacctgtttgttGGCGGTCTTGCCGAGGAGGCCGTGCCGGGCGGTATCGTGGGCCCAACTTTCGCCTGTCTGATCGGCATGCAGTTCCAGGACATCCGCAAGGGGGACCGCTTCTGGTTCGAGAACCCTGGACAGTTTGAGGAAG AACAACTTGAGGAGATCAAGAAGCACAGCCTGGCCCGGATCCTGTGCGACAACACGGACGGCACGACCCACCTGCAGCCGGACGTCTTCAAGCTGACCACACAGCCTGGGAACGAGAGGGTGGCCTGCTCATCTCTGTACCAGATGGACCTGACCAAGTGGAAGGAGTAG